CTAGAaaggaataaaggagagagagaggaggaaacgcATGGTGGTGAGATATTTATTATGTATAGCTAAATGTAATATGTCACTCAATTAATTctgaaaatataaaacattccctattactaggctattcgaaatcaaatacaaattcactaATTGTAGGCTCATTGTAAGCAGGCCTGCACAATCAATGGACCAACAGCATCACCTATGCCTCTATGTTTtctcccagactcatggataGAAATGTTGGAGAGTAGAATAAgataaccagtccatccagtatgcataataatacTGTCCACACTCAAAGACGGTTACTCTAATTTGTTTAATTTTGGAGTATAGGCTAGAACAATTATGTACCAAAGATCTTACATCAGTTTTGTTTGATGTTTTTCTGTCATGAGTATTATGCagtaggctatgtattgtataagGGCACAGTCATAGTATTAATTCAGTTTTTTGGGCTCATAAGCCTATGCATAAACTCTAATATGCGTATGGgtgttttgaatgaatcatcaccttagaaagcgctGTCCTTTTCGTTATGTTAGGCTTTAAACAACGGCCACGTTGTACACTGTTTCAACCTGCTGTTGAAATTCTTTCTTCAAATGGATCATCACATTGACGTTAGTTTTAAAAGTATGATAGGCCTACTGATTTGATGACAAGTGTTTGATGAGATTTTCGATTATATTTTCATTGTCCGAGGGGTTAgcgggacaatagagccctgactACCAGGTCGATAGTGATCGGATGGTAGTTAGCATGTTCGGTACTACCAAAGCATAtccagagtgcataaaaggagATTACCGTGACTCGACTGTCATGTGGCATTTTACTGCAGTCATGACatccggtgtggcggtaatattgTCACCCCAACAGCACTAGCAAGAACAAGCGAGTTTTTTTGTTGAGAAATACAGGGTAGAACTCAGCACAGGCAATTAAGGTCCtagagaaaacctggttcagtctgctttccaacagatacTTGTAGACAaatccacctttcagcaggacaataacctaaaaggCAAAGCCAAATATTAGTGCTGACCAATTAACCCaaatacatacacttaggttggagtcattcaaactcgtttttcaaccactccacaaatgtctgtaaacaaactatagttttggcaagttggttaggacatctactttttgcatgacacaagtaatttttccaacaattgtttacagacagattatttcacttataattcagtgtatcacaattccagtggtcagaagtttacatacgctaagaactgtttggccataatgaccattgttatatttggaggaaaaggggaggcatgcaagctgaagaacaccatcccaaccgtgaagcacgcgggtggcaggatcatgttgtgggggtgctttgctgcaggagggactggtgcacttcacaaaatcaatggcatcatgaggaaggaaaatgatgtggacatattgaaggaacatctcaagacatcagtcaggaagttaaagcttggtcgcaaatgggtcttccaaatggacaatgaccccaagtatacttccaaagtgttgtccttaagccattttgacacaaaaGTTGAGGtatcggagtggccatcacaaagccctgacctcaaccctatagaaatgtttggacagaactgaaaaagtgtgtgtgagcaaggaggcgtACAAaccagttacactagctctgtcaggaggaatggcccaaaattcacccaacttattgtgggaagcttgtggaaggctacattAAAAGTTTGACtcaagttgaacaatttaaaggcaatgctaccaactactaattgagtgtatgtaaacttctgacccactgggagtgtgatgaaagcaataaaagctgaaataaatcattctctctactattattctgacatttcacattcttaaaataaagtggtgatcctaactgaccttaaaaCAGAtcatttttacaaggattaaaggtcaggaattgtgaaaaacggagtttaaatgtatttggctacggtgtatgtaaatgtccgacttcaactgtacgtgtgTTCATTGAAAAGGGGATATGAGCTTTACAAATATGAAGTATTAATGTGCTTCTAATATTCAACAAATAGCATTAGTTTTTCGCATAGGAATATAGCAATCGCGTTTGCGGTCTGCGGCGCGAGAGCGGCAACACAGATTAATGAGTAACAGCGCACATGAGAAAATAGAGCTTCTGATGTGATCAAAGCAAAAATAGCCtttaaagtaaaacatttttataCTTGAGGTTAGTTTCAAGTCCATTGTCCTGGCTTCGCATCCGTTCAGGAGATTGACGAGTGACTGAAGAGACCGCCTGGGAACTGTGTAGGAGCCGGGCAGATCAGCTCAACTCAATCAGACCGCGCAACTAAAAGATGTCAATGAGAGGATTGCATGAAATATTCTGCATGCATGTGTAGGAGTGGACAAAATGGATGAAAATGAGCTTCATGTTAAATTAAATGTTGATTAATCTCACATGGAATTCTCGTCCCGTCACATTTTCGTCGACTAAGTCATTTGTAATAGTTGTGTTTTTTCCCCCAGGGCGTCTCGTAATCGTCATAGTTTGTCAGGAAAAATGGGTACTTGACGAGTATTTTTCGTCATAGTTTTTGTTGACGAAATTATCACTGTTTGACAGGACCTAGATCAGATGGGGAGGGAGCAGGACAAAGAGTCAGACAAGTTGGCGCTACTCAGTGAGGTGGACAGACACCGCAAGCAGATGGTCAGGTAAGAGTGCATGATAGGAGTGTTGCTGGATTACTGCTGTTTCTTCAGTACTGGATCCAATCTGTAGTAGTTAGTGGGATGCATGTCTCCATTAGAATGGTTTTCTGGTGTTTTCCATAGAGTGCTAGTGCATAAACTATAAGCAAGCATCCTAATGAAACTGTATGATTCTTATCCCTGCAGTAACCAGACAGCATGGAGGAAGGCCAACCTGGCCAGTAAACTGTCACTAGACAACCTGGAGAAGGAATCTCTTCTCTATGGAGGAGATAGTGAATTTAGACATAGGTAAACAGATATTGGCTGTTTCTAGATACTCTTCTGTAGTGTTTCATTGTCGTTCCCTTATTTCACTGTGTGTTTATACTTTCTGTCTTATTGTTGTCTGTTACTCTGAAGATTTAGAGTATCTTTATTTTTTCCTTCAATCAGAAAGGTGACCAAAGAGGGGCTGGCCCAGTCGTCCAGTGACATCACTGAGAGCCTGATGAGCATCAGCCGGATGATGTCACAGCAGGTGACGCAGAGCGAGGAAACCATGACCACGCTGGGTGAGTGGCGCCCCCTAGAGTACAGAGTGTAAATCATGTCGTAGTCTGTGTTTCTGAGAGGACATTAGTGTTTATAATTTCGGCCCCTGACCCCGACCCCATCCCCTAGCTCCCTTTTCTTTCAGTGTTTACACATCTGGAAGAACTAGATGAGTGAGAagcagtgatgtagtggtaaaaagtGGGTAAACGCTGATCGCCCTTCACAGTGAATAAAGTAATGCTCCCTAAATTTACAATGCACTTTTTTTGCAATAGGTGGGTAAACGTTTGAGCAACATAAAAAAGGTGCATaaatgctgtttgtgtgtgtttaccttCCACCACACCACTGGTGAGAACAATATGGAGATGGTTCcaccatttcaaatcaaatcaaagtctatttgtcacttgcgccgaatacaacaggtattcttacagtgaaatgcttacttacaggctctaaccaggctctaaccaatagtgcaaaacagatgttaggtgaacaataggtaagtaaagaaataaaacaacagtaaaaagacaggctatatacagtagcgaggctacatacagacaccggttagtcaggctgattgaggtagtatgtacatgtagatatggttaaagtgactatgcatatatgataaacagagtagcagcagcgtaaaaatagGGTTTGGTGGGGTGGAAGGGCAAACAATGAAAATATCC
This window of the Oncorhynchus keta strain PuntledgeMale-10-30-2019 chromosome 4, Oket_V2, whole genome shotgun sequence genome carries:
- the LOC127928156 gene encoding vesicle transport protein SEC20-like isoform X2, which translates into the protein MASSDVHVRICEQEIIKYDLEIKALVQDLDQMGREQDKESDKLALLSEVDRHRKQMVSNQTAWRKANLASKLSLDNLEKESLLYGGDSEFRHRKVTKEGLAQSSSDITESLMSISRMMSQQVTQSEETMTTLATSSQAVLETNDEFKAMTGTIQLGRKLITKYNRRELTDKLLIFLALALFLATVFYILKKRFFFFL